A single region of the Acidithiobacillus acidisediminis genome encodes:
- the tkt gene encoding transketolase — translation MTVNRTDLANAIRVLSMDAVEKANSGHPGMPMGMADIAEVLWNDFLVHNPANPHWPGRDRFLLSNGHGSMLQYALLHLTGYDLSLDDLKSFRQWHSKTPGHPEYRDTPGVETTTGPLGQGLANGVGMALAERLLAKQFNRAGHEIVDNYTYVFLGDGCLMEGVSHEACSLAGVWGLNKLVCFYDDNNISIDGHVDNWFADDTPARFEAYGWHVIRNVNGHDPQAVKTAIVEARAQASKPTLICCKTVIGEGSPNKAGTHDVHGAALGADEVAATRKHLGWPSNEAFFVPQEIYQGWDARAKGKAAEAAWQEKFAAYKSAFPSDAAEFERRLRGVPSPAFDAAIAKVIADFRTESPKIATRVASGKTIQGIAAALPEFIGGSADLSPSNNTRWKEAEDIGKAKVDGNYIHYGVREFGMSAIMNGVTLYGGFLPFGGTFLIFSDYSRNAIRMSALMGLRVVYVMTHDSIGLGEDGPTHQPIEQVNSLRLIPNLHVWRPADAVETAIAWESAVKQEKSPSLLALSRQNLPSLPHSDATVAGIRRGGYVVKDAQGPAQGILLATGSEVELALAAQAKLAEQGVQVRVVSLPCLELFDAQDAEYRESVLPQKVAKRLAIEAGTTGLWYKYVGLQGGVLGVDHFGASAPAAVLFEKFGFTADNVVARFQAL, via the coding sequence ATGACTGTGAATCGCACGGACCTCGCCAATGCCATTCGTGTCCTGAGTATGGACGCTGTCGAAAAGGCCAATTCTGGCCATCCAGGGATGCCGATGGGCATGGCAGACATCGCGGAAGTGTTGTGGAACGACTTCCTCGTCCACAATCCCGCCAATCCGCATTGGCCAGGGCGCGACCGCTTTCTGCTGTCCAACGGTCATGGGTCGATGTTGCAGTATGCGCTGCTCCATCTGACGGGCTACGACCTTTCTCTTGACGACCTCAAGTCCTTCCGCCAGTGGCACAGCAAGACCCCGGGGCATCCTGAATATCGAGATACCCCCGGCGTCGAAACCACGACCGGCCCGCTCGGGCAAGGGTTGGCGAATGGTGTGGGCATGGCGCTGGCTGAGCGTTTATTGGCCAAGCAATTCAATCGCGCCGGACACGAAATCGTTGATAACTACACCTACGTGTTTCTTGGCGACGGCTGCCTCATGGAAGGCGTTTCCCACGAGGCCTGCTCCTTGGCGGGAGTGTGGGGCCTAAACAAGCTGGTGTGTTTCTACGACGACAATAACATTTCTATCGATGGCCATGTCGACAACTGGTTTGCAGACGATACTCCCGCACGTTTCGAGGCCTATGGTTGGCATGTGATCCGCAACGTGAATGGCCACGATCCCCAGGCCGTGAAGACGGCCATCGTGGAGGCGCGTGCACAGGCCAGCAAGCCGACACTGATCTGTTGCAAGACGGTGATTGGAGAGGGTTCGCCCAACAAGGCAGGAACCCACGATGTACACGGAGCAGCGTTGGGTGCAGACGAGGTTGCGGCCACGCGCAAACACTTGGGCTGGCCGTCCAATGAGGCGTTTTTTGTGCCGCAGGAGATCTACCAAGGCTGGGATGCGCGCGCCAAGGGCAAGGCGGCGGAAGCTGCTTGGCAAGAAAAATTTGCTGCTTACAAGTCCGCTTTCCCGAGCGATGCGGCGGAGTTTGAGCGCCGCTTGCGTGGCGTTCCAAGTCCCGCCTTTGATGCGGCTATCGCCAAAGTCATTGCGGATTTCCGCACCGAGTCACCCAAGATCGCTACCCGTGTCGCCTCAGGGAAGACGATCCAAGGGATTGCGGCTGCGCTGCCAGAGTTCATTGGCGGATCGGCGGATCTGAGCCCCTCCAACAACACCCGCTGGAAAGAAGCCGAAGATATTGGCAAGGCCAAGGTCGATGGCAATTACATCCATTATGGGGTGCGCGAGTTTGGCATGTCGGCGATCATGAATGGCGTCACCCTCTACGGCGGTTTCCTGCCCTTCGGTGGCACCTTCCTGATTTTCTCCGATTACAGCCGGAATGCCATTCGCATGTCGGCCCTCATGGGCCTGCGCGTGGTCTATGTCATGACCCACGATTCCATTGGCTTGGGCGAAGATGGCCCCACCCATCAACCGATCGAACAGGTGAATAGTCTGCGCTTGATTCCCAACCTGCACGTCTGGCGTCCGGCCGATGCGGTCGAGACCGCCATCGCCTGGGAGTCGGCGGTGAAGCAGGAGAAATCACCCAGCCTGCTGGCCCTGAGCCGGCAAAATCTGCCGTCGTTACCGCACAGTGATGCCACCGTGGCTGGTATCCGCCGTGGTGGTTATGTGGTGAAAGATGCGCAAGGTCCGGCCCAGGGTATCCTCTTGGCCACGGGTTCCGAAGTGGAGCTCGCCCTTGCCGCCCAGGCCAAGCTTGCGGAGCAGGGGGTGCAGGTTCGGGTGGTATCCCTGCCCTGTCTGGAACTCTTTGATGCCCAGGATGCAGAATACCGGGAGAGCGTCTTGCCCCAGAAGGTTGCCAAGCGTTTGGCCATTGAGGCCGGTACTACCGGCCTCTGGTACAAATATGTGGGCCTGCAGGGGGGCGTGCTTGGCGTCGATCATTTTGGTGCCTCGGCTCCGGCGGCTGTGCTCTTTGAGAAATTCGGGTTCACGGCAGATAACGTGGTGGCACGTTTCCAGGCCCTGTAA
- a CDS encoding ISNCY family transposase, with product MGEEYNTMSYREMDRLELLQALMGKQLRQREVAERLSLSVRQVKRLVARYRAEGAAGLVSRQRGKRPNNRILDSVRESAIQLVQTHYADFGPTLAREKLEERHGYQLSTETLRQWMMAEGLWVAKRRKAARIHQRRPRRPYLGELVQIDGSPHDWFEERGPRCTLIVFIDDATSRLMALHFVPAETTQAYMETLRAYLKAHGRPVALYSDKHSIFRVNHPDQEGVPTQFTRALQTLDIQAIHANSPQAKGRVERANQTLQDRLVKELRLQGISDLEAANAFLPEFLADYNRRFAVSPQHPQDAHRPVLHNPEELSLIFCLQHTRKLSKNLSFRFQNREYQLTNYSSGYRLRGASVTVCQAFDSSITLLYQGQPLTYRILAEGEPPIPLDDEKSLHLRIEQAVKEQAQRSHWKPAPDHPWRRYPQSKPAHTSTP from the coding sequence ATGGGCGAGGAGTACAACACGATGAGCTATCGAGAGATGGATCGACTGGAGTTGCTGCAGGCTCTGATGGGTAAGCAGCTCCGGCAACGGGAGGTCGCCGAGCGGCTGAGTCTGAGCGTGCGCCAGGTCAAACGCCTTGTCGCACGGTATCGGGCCGAAGGGGCCGCCGGGCTGGTGTCCCGGCAGCGCGGCAAGCGGCCCAACAACCGGATTTTGGACTCGGTCCGTGAATCCGCCATCCAGTTGGTGCAGACGCACTACGCAGACTTTGGGCCAACGCTGGCTCGGGAGAAATTGGAAGAACGACATGGCTATCAGCTCTCTACGGAGACGTTGCGCCAGTGGATGATGGCCGAAGGTCTGTGGGTGGCGAAGCGGCGCAAGGCGGCCCGTATCCACCAACGACGGCCCCGACGCCCTTATCTCGGTGAACTGGTACAGATCGACGGCTCGCCCCACGACTGGTTCGAGGAGCGTGGCCCCCGCTGTACCCTCATCGTCTTCATAGACGATGCTACTAGCCGCCTGATGGCTTTGCATTTCGTACCAGCCGAGACTACCCAAGCGTATATGGAGACGCTGCGAGCGTACCTGAAAGCGCATGGTCGCCCGGTAGCCCTGTACTCCGACAAGCACAGCATCTTTCGCGTCAATCACCCCGATCAGGAGGGAGTACCCACCCAGTTCACTCGCGCCCTGCAGACCTTGGATATCCAAGCCATCCACGCCAACAGCCCGCAAGCAAAGGGGCGGGTCGAACGGGCCAATCAGACTCTACAAGATCGCCTGGTCAAGGAGCTACGCCTGCAGGGCATCTCCGATCTGGAGGCTGCCAACGCCTTCCTGCCGGAGTTCCTGGCCGATTACAACCGGCGCTTTGCTGTCTCCCCGCAACATCCCCAGGATGCGCATCGTCCCGTACTGCACAACCCAGAAGAATTGTCCCTGATCTTCTGCCTGCAGCACACCCGCAAGCTCTCCAAAAACCTGAGTTTTCGCTTCCAGAACCGCGAATACCAACTCACGAATTACAGCAGTGGCTACCGCCTACGCGGTGCCAGTGTAACCGTCTGCCAAGCCTTCGACAGCAGCATTACCTTGCTGTATCAGGGACAGCCCCTAACCTACCGGATCCTCGCCGAGGGTGAGCCCCCCATCCCCTTGGACGATGAGAAAAGCCTGCACTTACGTATTGAGCAAGCTGTGAAGGAGCAGGCCCAACGGAGCCACTGGAAACCCGCGCCCGACCATCCCTGGCGACGATACCCTCAGTCTAAGCCCGCTCACACATCCACCCCCTGA
- the rmuC gene encoding DNA recombination protein RmuC: MLPPAWIALAFVVGVLLGAFVLWLWWRAERQTWQSRLAAAEQNLAQQQASCRQLEGSLRQGREEAQSLGNELQHTRVQFAELQERLRQERERGEERQQVLSEAQERLSQAFAALSSDALRRNNEDFLRLAQENLARFQEQARQDWEGRQNSFGQLVTPIRESLGKMNERLDGLEQVRNSAYSALTEQLRGLVQDHLPRLHEETAALVKALRQPAARGRWGEMQLRRVVEMAGMLAHCDFVEQASLHSDDGVQRPDLLVRLPGDKQIIVDAKAPLNAYLHAVEASDDAERQRYLLKHAAELRTHLQQLGKKSYWEQLPGSPEFVVLFLPGEDFFSAALQSDPSLIEYGMEQKVIVATPTTLIALLRAAAYGWRQEAVASNAQAISSLGRELHDRLLTLSGHWSKLGKQLQSAVQSYNQATASLETRVMVSARRFPELGATPSEREIPALEPVDLLVRGSAVREGDEEA, from the coding sequence ATGCTGCCCCCAGCTTGGATTGCCCTTGCGTTTGTTGTCGGAGTTCTGCTGGGGGCTTTTGTACTTTGGCTCTGGTGGCGTGCAGAGCGCCAGACTTGGCAGTCGCGTCTTGCAGCTGCCGAACAAAATCTCGCGCAACAGCAGGCTTCATGCCGGCAGTTAGAGGGATCACTGCGGCAAGGACGGGAAGAAGCCCAATCCCTAGGGAATGAATTACAGCATACACGCGTGCAATTCGCTGAATTGCAAGAGCGTTTGCGGCAAGAGCGTGAACGTGGCGAGGAACGGCAGCAGGTATTGAGCGAGGCGCAGGAGCGGCTGAGTCAGGCCTTCGCTGCCCTATCGAGCGACGCCCTGCGGCGCAATAATGAGGATTTTCTGCGCTTGGCCCAAGAAAATCTGGCTCGCTTCCAGGAGCAGGCGCGCCAGGATTGGGAGGGTCGGCAAAACAGCTTTGGGCAGCTCGTCACCCCGATCCGTGAGTCCCTCGGCAAAATGAACGAGCGTCTGGATGGTCTGGAGCAGGTGCGCAATAGCGCCTACAGCGCCCTGACAGAGCAGTTGCGGGGGTTGGTGCAGGATCATCTACCTCGCCTGCACGAAGAAACTGCGGCCCTGGTCAAGGCCCTGCGTCAACCGGCCGCCCGTGGTCGCTGGGGGGAGATGCAACTGCGTCGTGTGGTCGAAATGGCGGGGATGCTGGCGCACTGTGATTTTGTGGAACAAGCCTCGCTGCACAGCGACGATGGAGTGCAACGTCCCGATCTCCTCGTACGCTTGCCGGGAGATAAGCAGATTATCGTTGACGCCAAGGCGCCGCTGAATGCCTATTTGCATGCAGTGGAGGCGTCAGATGATGCGGAGCGCCAGCGCTATTTGCTAAAGCATGCGGCGGAACTGCGCACGCACCTGCAGCAGTTGGGCAAGAAATCGTACTGGGAACAGCTGCCTGGCAGTCCGGAGTTCGTTGTCCTGTTCCTGCCGGGAGAGGACTTTTTTAGTGCCGCCTTGCAGAGTGATCCGAGTCTGATTGAGTATGGAATGGAGCAAAAGGTCATTGTCGCCACACCCACCACCTTGATCGCCCTGCTGCGGGCTGCCGCTTATGGCTGGCGCCAGGAGGCGGTGGCCAGTAATGCGCAGGCCATCAGCTCATTGGGGCGTGAGCTGCATGATCGCTTGCTTACCTTGAGCGGGCATTGGTCGAAGCTCGGCAAGCAGCTGCAGAGTGCGGTGCAGTCCTACAATCAGGCGACGGCGTCGCTGGAAACCCGGGTTATGGTTTCGGCGCGGAGATTTCCTGAACTGGGTGCTACCCCTAGTGAGCGCGAGATCCCCGCTTTGGAACCCGTGGATTTGTTGGTGCGCGGATCAGCCGTACGCGAAGGTGACGAAGAGGCTTAG
- a CDS encoding inositol monophosphatase family protein gives MIAQDRIDDPWVAEQLQACSAKILLPGYQRVSSARKPDGSIVTSADLDSQQFLQERLAQRYPDIPLLGEEMSASEQQTLLATRERLWCLDPLDGTSNFAAGVPVFGISLALLDSAGTRQAWIYDPMRKDLYTAIRGDGAFLNGQRLHRREAPELRAAVGVVDYKRLTHALALRLVTQQPFHSQRNFGSCVLEWSWLAAGRYHFYLHGAQQLWDRAAGSLILQEAGGQMSTLDGAALDPRDLQKHSVLATLDPQLHVAWRDYLSAEFPKSSA, from the coding sequence ATGATTGCGCAAGACCGCATCGATGATCCTTGGGTTGCAGAGCAGTTGCAAGCTTGCTCGGCGAAAATCCTCTTGCCTGGTTATCAACGGGTTTCGAGTGCGCGCAAGCCAGACGGTAGCATCGTCACCAGCGCTGACCTCGACAGCCAGCAATTTTTGCAAGAGCGCTTGGCACAACGCTACCCCGATATCCCTCTTCTGGGGGAGGAGATGTCTGCCAGCGAACAGCAAACCCTTCTCGCAACGAGGGAGCGGCTTTGGTGTCTGGATCCTTTGGATGGCACGAGCAATTTCGCCGCCGGCGTGCCGGTCTTCGGTATCAGTCTGGCCCTGCTGGATAGCGCTGGAACCCGGCAAGCTTGGATTTATGATCCGATGCGCAAGGACCTGTATACGGCCATTCGTGGTGACGGTGCCTTTCTCAATGGTCAGCGCCTGCACAGGCGCGAAGCACCGGAATTGCGAGCGGCTGTGGGGGTGGTCGATTACAAGCGCTTGACCCACGCACTGGCGCTCCGCCTGGTGACGCAGCAACCCTTCCACAGCCAACGAAATTTCGGGAGCTGCGTGTTGGAATGGAGTTGGCTTGCGGCAGGGCGGTATCATTTTTACTTGCACGGTGCGCAGCAACTTTGGGATCGCGCGGCCGGAAGCCTGATTCTGCAGGAGGCAGGTGGCCAGATGAGCACTTTGGACGGAGCCGCCCTGGATCCCCGCGACCTGCAAAAACATTCTGTCCTCGCCACCCTCGACCCGCAATTGCACGTGGCCTGGCGCGATTATCTCAGCGCTGAGTTTCCAAAGAGCAGCGCTTGA
- a CDS encoding 16S rRNA (uracil(1498)-N(3))-methyltransferase: protein MPRIHLFTETLAEAGEFLLPEAASHHLLRVLRARRGQELTLFSGDGREQGAKVASAEGQRALLEVQEAYLRDTASPLHITLAAPVLRGERWDWLLQKAAELGVQKLQPLHSRFCQVPLSEARNEKRLRRWREILVAAAEQSQATRIVQLAEPLPLAEYLPQAHSELRLVFDAAAREGLRSLSPLAAASVELLTGPEGGLAAEELEAAQAAGFQLLRCGPRILRAETAPIAALAILQAQWGDIG from the coding sequence ATGCCCCGTATCCATCTGTTCACCGAAACCCTGGCCGAGGCCGGGGAGTTTCTCCTGCCCGAGGCGGCCAGCCATCACCTGTTACGGGTGCTACGTGCCCGCCGCGGGCAGGAACTGACCCTATTCAGCGGCGACGGCCGGGAACAAGGCGCCAAGGTAGCGAGTGCGGAAGGTCAGCGCGCCCTCCTCGAAGTACAAGAAGCCTATCTTCGAGATACCGCAAGTCCTCTCCACATTACGCTAGCGGCCCCCGTATTGCGCGGCGAACGCTGGGACTGGTTACTGCAGAAAGCTGCGGAGCTGGGCGTTCAGAAGCTGCAACCCCTGCATAGCCGTTTCTGTCAGGTGCCCTTGTCCGAGGCGCGCAATGAGAAACGACTACGGCGCTGGCGGGAAATTCTCGTTGCTGCAGCCGAACAGAGCCAAGCCACTCGCATCGTCCAGTTGGCTGAACCGTTACCCCTGGCCGAATACTTGCCACAGGCCCACAGCGAACTACGCTTGGTTTTTGACGCCGCCGCAAGGGAAGGACTTCGCTCCCTGTCGCCATTGGCAGCAGCGAGTGTGGAGTTACTGACCGGCCCGGAGGGGGGGCTCGCTGCAGAGGAGCTCGAGGCAGCCCAGGCAGCGGGCTTTCAGTTGCTTCGCTGTGGACCGCGAATTCTACGCGCCGAAACTGCGCCCATAGCGGCGTTAGCCATTCTCCAGGCGCAATGGGGGGACATTGGTTGA
- the ispH gene encoding 4-hydroxy-3-methylbut-2-enyl diphosphate reductase — MEILLANPRGFCAGVNRAIQIVERALELFGAPIYVRHEVVHNRHVVDDLRNRGAIFVEELDEIPDGATVIFSAHGVPLAVRQAAEARGLSVFDATCPLVTKVHMEVKKYSREGMEMVLIGHAGHPEVEGTMGQVESGMMYLVSNVEDVARLRPRDPERLAYITQTTLSMDDTAEVIQALRARFPAIQGPKKDDICYATQNRQDAVKKLVPDVEILLVVGAPNSSNSSRLAELGLRLGTVTHLIEDASQMRKEWFSGNPRIGISAGASAPESLVQEIIVTLESWGAQKPQELPGVEEKVIFSLPLALSQAKPVENPR, encoded by the coding sequence ATGGAAATCCTGTTAGCGAACCCGCGCGGCTTTTGTGCTGGTGTCAATCGTGCCATCCAGATTGTCGAACGTGCCCTGGAGTTGTTTGGCGCGCCGATCTATGTTCGTCATGAGGTGGTGCATAACCGGCATGTGGTGGACGACCTGCGCAATCGTGGCGCGATTTTTGTCGAAGAACTGGACGAGATCCCCGACGGCGCAACGGTGATCTTCAGTGCCCATGGCGTTCCCCTGGCGGTACGACAAGCCGCCGAGGCTCGCGGTCTGAGCGTTTTCGATGCCACCTGCCCCTTGGTGACCAAAGTCCATATGGAGGTCAAGAAGTACAGTCGGGAGGGGATGGAAATGGTGCTCATCGGACACGCCGGCCATCCCGAGGTAGAGGGCACCATGGGCCAAGTCGAAAGTGGGATGATGTATTTGGTGTCTAACGTCGAGGATGTGGCGCGCCTGCGCCCACGCGATCCAGAGCGCCTTGCCTACATTACCCAGACCACCTTGAGTATGGATGACACCGCTGAGGTCATTCAGGCCTTGCGTGCGCGTTTTCCCGCGATTCAAGGGCCGAAGAAGGACGACATTTGTTATGCCACGCAGAATCGTCAGGACGCGGTGAAGAAGCTCGTGCCCGATGTAGAAATCCTGCTAGTCGTCGGTGCGCCCAACAGTTCCAATTCCAGCCGTCTCGCCGAGCTGGGCCTGCGCCTGGGTACGGTGACGCACCTGATTGAGGATGCATCGCAAATGCGCAAGGAGTGGTTCAGTGGCAATCCGCGCATCGGTATCAGCGCGGGGGCCTCGGCACCGGAGAGCCTGGTCCAGGAGATCATCGTCACGCTGGAATCCTGGGGCGCGCAAAAGCCGCAGGAATTGCCGGGCGTGGAGGAGAAGGTGATCTTCAGTCTGCCCTTGGCCCTCAGTCAGGCAAAGCCAGTCGAGAATCCGCGCTAA
- the mscL gene encoding large conductance mechanosensitive channel protein MscL — MKQFFKDFKTFLQRGNVIDLAVAFVVGSAFSAIVTSLVKNIVMPPIGLVLGKVDFSNLFLVLHEGKTPGPYLTLAAAEKAGAVTWNYGLFIMSIISFLIIAFVIFLLVHSINRLYPKPAVPVSSKDCPFCATSIPLSATRCPNCTSQLTS; from the coding sequence ATGAAGCAATTTTTCAAGGACTTCAAAACATTTTTACAACGCGGCAACGTCATCGATCTGGCGGTTGCCTTCGTCGTTGGCAGTGCCTTTTCGGCGATCGTCACATCACTAGTAAAGAACATCGTCATGCCGCCCATTGGGCTGGTGCTGGGAAAGGTGGATTTCAGTAATCTTTTTCTGGTGCTTCATGAGGGTAAGACGCCTGGTCCGTACCTGACCCTTGCGGCAGCCGAGAAAGCGGGGGCCGTGACCTGGAATTACGGTCTGTTCATCATGTCCATCATCAGTTTCCTGATCATTGCCTTCGTAATTTTCCTGCTGGTTCACAGCATCAACCGCCTGTACCCCAAGCCCGCGGTGCCGGTTAGCAGCAAGGACTGTCCTTTTTGTGCCACGTCCATCCCGCTGTCGGCTACCCGCTGCCCCAACTGCACCTCGCAGTTGACGTCCTGA
- the glpX gene encoding class II fructose-bisphosphatase, translated as MATIRNLALSLLPVTESAARAASSWIGRGEKELGDGAAVDAMRAAIAQVPMRGTVVIGEGEKDEAPMLYNGEAVGSGSGPEVDIAVDPVEGTTFLAQGMPGSICVLAAAPKGSMFRPGPAFYMDKLVVPAPARGKIDPAAPMKDKLQALAKALGKDVKELRIFLLKKPRHEAMIREIQAAGATVRLQTDGDVSGGIMAALGTKVDAMMGIGGTPEGVITACAARAMGADMFGALAPQKPGEAEAIAEAGLQVGRWLGRDELVASDDVLFVATGLTSGDILDGVSRSHFFVESESLVISGHDGILRRVRTHQRADD; from the coding sequence ATGGCCACCATCCGTAATCTGGCTCTTAGCCTACTTCCCGTTACCGAATCTGCAGCCCGTGCTGCCAGCAGCTGGATTGGCCGGGGAGAGAAGGAGCTCGGGGATGGTGCGGCGGTGGACGCCATGCGCGCCGCGATTGCACAGGTGCCCATGCGCGGCACAGTGGTAATCGGTGAGGGGGAAAAGGACGAGGCGCCGATGCTCTACAATGGCGAAGCGGTGGGCTCGGGCAGCGGACCGGAAGTGGATATTGCTGTCGACCCCGTAGAGGGCACGACCTTTCTCGCCCAGGGGATGCCAGGATCTATTTGCGTGCTGGCCGCTGCCCCCAAGGGCAGCATGTTCCGTCCAGGACCGGCGTTCTACATGGACAAGCTGGTGGTCCCGGCGCCGGCGCGCGGCAAGATCGATCCCGCGGCGCCCATGAAAGATAAGTTGCAGGCCTTGGCCAAGGCTCTTGGGAAAGACGTCAAGGAGCTGCGCATCTTTCTGCTCAAAAAACCCCGTCACGAGGCCATGATCCGGGAGATCCAGGCAGCTGGCGCAACCGTCCGCCTGCAGACCGACGGCGATGTCAGTGGCGGCATCATGGCAGCGCTGGGTACCAAGGTCGATGCGATGATGGGCATTGGTGGCACGCCGGAGGGCGTGATCACGGCTTGCGCCGCCCGCGCCATGGGTGCCGACATGTTCGGCGCCCTTGCACCGCAGAAGCCGGGTGAGGCGGAAGCGATCGCCGAGGCGGGCCTGCAGGTGGGCCGTTGGCTTGGGCGTGACGAGCTGGTCGCCAGTGACGATGTCCTCTTTGTCGCGACGGGTCTGACCAGCGGCGATATCCTGGACGGCGTCTCCCGATCCCATTTCTTTGTCGAGAGTGAGAGCCTCGTCATTTCTGGTCACGATGGTATTTTGCGCCGGGTGCGCACCCACCAGCGGGCCGACGACTGA